A genomic stretch from Deinococcus metalli includes:
- a CDS encoding response regulator has product MSSARTTPPHLLLLVDDSPLDQELLCEAFQVIAPTFELELIDDSRTVLCRLADPAARRPAGVLMDINMPAVSGLELLQAMRGDSAWPDVPVVMLTMSASPKDRHEAQQAGARAYFQKPHDFEGTVCLVQDVLTTLDLAAEVIGRRREETGHGGWTATG; this is encoded by the coding sequence ATGTCCAGCGCCCGAACCACTCCTCCCCACCTGTTGCTGCTGGTCGATGACAGTCCGCTGGACCAGGAACTGCTGTGCGAGGCCTTCCAGGTCATCGCGCCGACCTTCGAACTCGAGCTGATCGACGACAGCCGGACCGTGCTGTGTCGCCTGGCTGATCCGGCAGCGCGGCGCCCCGCCGGCGTGCTGATGGACATCAACATGCCCGCCGTCTCGGGTCTGGAACTCCTGCAGGCCATGCGGGGCGACAGCGCGTGGCCGGACGTGCCGGTGGTCATGCTCACCATGTCCGCCTCTCCGAAGGACCGGCACGAGGCGCAGCAGGCAGGCGCCCGCGCTTATTTCCAGAAGCCGCACGACTTCGAGGGCACCGTGTGTCTGGTGCAGGACGTCCTCACCACCCTGGACCTTGCCGCCGAGGTGATCGGACGCCGCCGGGAGGAGACCGGGCACGGCGGCTGGACCGCCACGGGCTGA
- a CDS encoding sensor histidine kinase, which yields MPHRSTSPGRYAIAAFDALSAHVAILDVNGIVLAVNRAWDAFAHSNGGHSELGTNYLTVCRLVQGPDREDALAIERGIRSVLDGKVDTFEWEYPCHAPTEQRYFVARVTSFVQDRETYALVAHENITRRKLAELEARDLNRTLEARVHQRTVELETSQRALEAQNRELEISNRELSQFAAVASHDLQEPLRTLSLHADILLERYRGQQLDERADRYLMHIIAQAGRARRLVQDVLTMADITADVAVEAVDLGALLPDLLDSLNWPDTSPVRWNDVPPVRANVAQMRQVLANLLGNALKFSEGRDLDVTVTGHASAGTVTVEVADAGIGIAEEHREKVFEMFRRLHNRTPTSGNGIGLAVCRKIIERHGGHIWITDSDRGGTSVKFTLPAAVPATATPRHSMS from the coding sequence ATGCCGCACAGGAGCACGTCCCCCGGACGCTACGCGATCGCTGCGTTCGATGCCCTGTCGGCCCACGTGGCGATTCTGGACGTGAACGGCATCGTGCTGGCCGTCAACCGCGCGTGGGACGCGTTCGCACACAGCAACGGCGGCCACAGCGAACTCGGCACCAACTACCTGACGGTGTGCCGGCTGGTGCAGGGCCCGGACCGCGAGGACGCCCTCGCCATCGAGCGCGGCATCCGCTCGGTGCTCGACGGCAAGGTGGACACCTTCGAGTGGGAGTACCCCTGCCACGCCCCGACCGAGCAGCGGTACTTCGTGGCGCGCGTGACGAGCTTCGTGCAGGACCGCGAGACCTACGCCCTGGTCGCTCACGAGAACATCACGCGGCGCAAGCTCGCGGAACTGGAGGCGCGCGACCTCAACCGCACGCTGGAGGCCCGCGTGCACCAGCGCACCGTGGAACTCGAGACCAGCCAGCGAGCTCTGGAAGCGCAGAACCGCGAGCTGGAGATCAGCAACCGCGAACTCAGCCAGTTCGCCGCGGTGGCCTCGCACGACCTGCAGGAACCGCTGCGGACCCTGAGCCTGCACGCGGACATCCTGCTCGAGCGCTACCGCGGCCAGCAGCTCGACGAGCGCGCCGACCGCTACCTGATGCACATCATCGCGCAGGCGGGCCGGGCCCGGCGGCTGGTACAGGACGTCCTGACCATGGCCGACATCACGGCCGACGTGGCGGTGGAAGCGGTCGACCTGGGCGCCCTGCTCCCGGACCTGCTCGACTCGCTGAACTGGCCGGACACCTCGCCAGTGCGCTGGAACGACGTGCCGCCGGTGCGGGCCAACGTGGCGCAGATGCGTCAGGTGCTGGCCAACCTGCTCGGCAACGCCCTGAAGTTCAGCGAGGGCCGCGACCTCGACGTGACCGTCACGGGCCACGCGTCGGCGGGCACGGTGACGGTCGAGGTGGCCGACGCGGGGATCGGGATCGCCGAGGAACACCGCGAGAAGGTCTTCGAGATGTTCCGCCGCCTGCACAACCGCACGCCCACCAGCGGCAACGGCATCGGCCTCGCGGTGTGCCGCAAGATCATCGAGCGGCACGGCGGGCACATCTGGATCACGGACAGCGACCGGGGCGGCACCAGCGTCAAGTTCACGCTGCCCGCCGCGGTCCCGGCCACCGCGACGCCGCGTCACTCCATGAGCTGA
- a CDS encoding VOC family protein, with translation MTTPSLPAGAGSPILDLAGVTLEVNHLARGIRFYTQVIGLSLQHHDPDRHVATLRVNTEQTLTLWQPTTRQANDPALAPLRARGASHLHMAFQIQPDDMRRAQSLLDAHGLPWQEIDLGTPEVPDVTTYFFDPFGHGLELRGVNTTDPRQPAFPPPTQPLTPGPHSLPVLGLREVALIFGDYDDMKARLPRAYGFALAKEQGDRNFAQFTLGPHAQADGNGTPVRWLYAWDPQVGLADMLGGDHALVQFYAHVDDVERRVSAEGLSRVTAPGRLAVRDPDGHVFEFLTPPRSAVG, from the coding sequence ATGACCACACCCTCCCTGCCCGCCGGGGCCGGATCGCCCATCCTCGATCTGGCCGGCGTGACCCTGGAAGTCAACCACCTGGCCCGCGGCATCCGGTTCTACACGCAGGTGATTGGCCTGAGCCTGCAACACCACGACCCGGACCGGCACGTCGCCACCCTCCGCGTGAACACTGAGCAGACGCTCACGCTGTGGCAGCCCACCACCCGGCAGGCCAACGACCCCGCGCTGGCGCCGCTGCGGGCCCGGGGTGCCAGCCACCTGCACATGGCCTTTCAGATCCAGCCGGACGACATGCGCCGTGCCCAGTCGCTGCTGGACGCCCACGGGCTGCCGTGGCAGGAGATCGACCTGGGCACCCCGGAGGTGCCGGACGTCACCACGTACTTCTTCGATCCCTTCGGGCACGGCCTGGAGCTGCGCGGCGTGAACACCACCGATCCGCGCCAGCCCGCGTTTCCGCCGCCTACGCAGCCGCTGACGCCCGGCCCCCACAGCCTGCCGGTGCTGGGCCTGCGGGAGGTCGCGCTGATCTTCGGGGATTACGACGACATGAAGGCGCGGCTGCCGCGGGCCTACGGCTTCGCGCTGGCCAAGGAGCAGGGCGACCGGAACTTCGCCCAGTTCACGCTCGGCCCGCACGCGCAGGCGGACGGCAACGGCACGCCGGTGCGCTGGCTGTACGCGTGGGACCCGCAGGTGGGTCTGGCCGACATGCTGGGCGGCGACCACGCGCTGGTGCAGTTCTACGCCCACGTGGACGACGTCGAGCGGCGGGTGAGCGCCGAGGGGCTGAGCCGGGTCACGGCGCCCGGACGGCTCGCGGTGCGTGACCCGGACGGCCACGTCTTCGAGTTCCTGACCCCGCCCCGCTCCGCCGTGGGCTAG
- a CDS encoding response regulator, which produces MADRLRVMVIDDNEHALELARLAFEEHGDAVNVTTFDSGESALDALHDRRRPRPHVIVLDINMPGTSGFDVLAQL; this is translated from the coding sequence ATGGCCGACCGTCTGCGCGTCATGGTGATCGACGACAACGAACACGCCCTGGAACTCGCCCGGCTCGCGTTCGAGGAGCACGGAGACGCGGTCAATGTCACCACCTTCGACAGCGGCGAGTCGGCCCTGGACGCGCTGCACGACCGGCGGCGGCCACGGCCGCATGTCATCGTGCTGGACATCAACATGCCGGGGACATCGGGCTTCGACGTGCTCGCCCAGCTCTAG
- a CDS encoding response regulator, producing the protein MPQRPFHLLLVDDEVADAELFEEVFREDFPEVVITRALNGQEALDHLARSAVDPAVPRPQLIVLDLNMPVMNGHDFLQRAKAHDGYRSIPVLVLSTSAGVRDVQRSYHNFASGYAVKPASYADLKALIQRVSDYWRGAVVLPRIDQLME; encoded by the coding sequence ATGCCGCAACGGCCCTTCCATCTGCTGCTGGTCGATGACGAGGTTGCAGACGCCGAACTGTTCGAAGAGGTCTTCCGCGAGGATTTCCCCGAGGTGGTGATCACCCGTGCCCTGAACGGCCAGGAAGCGCTCGACCACCTGGCGCGCAGCGCGGTCGATCCGGCCGTGCCGCGGCCGCAGCTGATCGTGCTGGACCTGAACATGCCCGTCATGAACGGGCACGATTTCTTGCAGCGGGCCAAGGCGCACGACGGGTACCGCAGCATTCCCGTGCTGGTCCTCTCGACGTCCGCGGGGGTCCGGGACGTGCAGCGGTCGTACCATAATTTTGCCAGCGGGTACGCCGTGAAGCCCGCGTCGTACGCCGATCTGAAGGCGCTGATCCAGCGGGTCAGCGATTACTGGCGCGGCGCGGTGGTGCTGCCGCGCATCGATCAGCTCATGGAGTGA